TGGCCGCGGCCCAGAAATCAGGATCGTCGTATTCCGTCGGATCCTCGACGCCCGCCAGATGAAAGGCTTCGCGCCGTTCGACGCAGGTGCCGCAACGGCCACAATGGCGCTCGCCACCCTTGTAGCATGACCAGGTCTCGGCGAAAGGCGTTCCATTCCTCGCCCCGTCCGCAACGATCTCGGCCTTGGAGACGTTGACGTACGGCGCATGGAGCATGACGTCGGCATAGCCTTCAAGGGCATGGGCCTGCATCGTCTGAAACGCGTCGATGAAGCCCGGCCGACAGTCGGGATAGACGAAGTGGTCGCCACCGTGTACGGCGGTCGCCACCGCATCGGCCTTGCCGGCCGCGGCAACGCCGAAGGCGATCGCGAGCATGATGGCGTTGCGGTTCGGCACGACCGTTACCTTCATGGTTTCCTCGGCGTAATGCCCGTCCGGCACATCGACATCGTCGGTCAATGCCGAACCACTGAGGTGGCGGCCGATCTCGCGAATGTCGATGGTCTGGTGGGGGACGCCGAGACGTGCGGCGCAGGCGGCGGCGAAATCCAGTTCCTTGCGATGCCGTTGGCCGTAGTCGAACGACAGCAGGCCGACAAGTTCGTGTTCCGCTGCCACCTTGTGCGCAAGCGAAACGGAATCCAATCCGCCGGAGCAGATCACGATGGTTTTCATGACAGGTGTCCTTGTTTTGACCGGGTAGGCTGCGACCGGAGTTTTATCTGCGCGTTCTTTAGGCCAAACGGCGCGCCTTGTGAATACCAGGCTGTACGAAGGAGGCACTTTGTCCGATGGACACGAACGCGTCCTAGGATCATTTCATTGTTTCATTGAAACAGTGACATGACCTAACTCCTTGAAAGCTCGATATCGGGCGGCAGGCGAACTGGCAACGACATTCGCTGGCTGTTCCTGTGACGCCCCCTGCAACAAGGAAGCTGGCCGTCGCGCCTCAGTCGCTGCGGCACCGCCGCAACGCCCGTTCCCACTCAGAAGCTGTTGCGCTCGTGATAGGTGCGCAGGAAGGACTGAATCCGCGCGTCCTCGGGATGATGCAGGATGCGGTCGGGACTGTCGACGCCGACCAGTTCACCCTTTTCCATGAAGACGACCTGATCGGCGACATGGGCGGCGAAACCCATTTCATGCGTCACCACCACCATGGTCATCCCCTCGCCGGCCAGCGTTTTCATGACGTTCAGCACCTCGCCGACCAGCTCCGGGTCCAGCGCCGAGGTCGGCTCGTCGAATAGCATCAGCTTGGGTTCCATGGCGATCGCGCGGGCGATCGCAACGCGCTGCTGCTGGCCGCCGGAAAGCCGCGAGGGATGGTTCGCCATCTTGTCCGCCAGCCCCACCTTGGTCAGCGCCTCGGCAGCGCGGCGCTCCGCCTCGGATTTCGACATGCCGCGCACGCGGATCAACCCTTCGGCAACATTCTCCCTGGCAGTCATGTGTGGCCAGAGGTTGAATTGCTGGAACACCATGCCGATCGAGCGCCGCATCTCGCGCAGCTTGCGACCCGGCATCTTCTTGCCCGGCGCGTCATAGCCGATCAGCTGGCCGTCGATACGAACCTCGCCGGAATCATACTCCTCAAGGAAGTTAATGCAGCGCAGGAGCGTCGACTTTCCCGAGCCTGAAGGTCCAATCAGGCAGGTGACCTTGCCCGGCAGGATCGATAGGTCGATATCCTTCAACGCCTGAAAGTCGCCGTAGTATTTGTTGACCTTGCGGATTTCGACGGATGACGCAGCAAGCATCTTACGTCCTTTCGATCAGATGTTTCGTGATGCGCGCTTCCATTCTGCGGCCGACACGCGAGATCGCCTCGACCAGCCCCCAGAAGAACAGCGCCAATACCAGGTTTGCTTCCAGGTAGCGGAAGGTTTCGGCCGACATTCGCTGCACCTGATACAGCAGTTCGGGAACGGTTATGATCGACAGGATCACCGTTTCCTTGGTGAGGATGATCGAGAAGTTCACCAGCGCCGGCAGCGCGGAAACCAGACCCAGGGGCAGCAGAATACGGCGCACGATATTGAGTTCGGACATGCCGATCGCACGGGCCGCCTCGATCTGGCCGAGCGGTACGGCGCGGAAGCCCGAGCGGAATATCTCGGCGAAATAGGGACTGCCATAGATCGTCAATCCCAGGAGGCCCGCAGGCAGCGCGTCGAGGCGCAGGCCGACGAGCGGACCGCCGTAGTAGAGCACGAACAGTTGCACCAGGAAGGGCGTGCCGCGGATCACTTCGATATAGGCCTGGATGATCCAGGTGACCCAGCGCGGCGCATAGCGCTGAATGAGCGCGATGACGA
The genomic region above belongs to Sinorhizobium mexicanum and contains:
- the queC gene encoding 7-cyano-7-deazaguanine synthase QueC; this encodes MKTIVICSGGLDSVSLAHKVAAEHELVGLLSFDYGQRHRKELDFAAACAARLGVPHQTIDIREIGRHLSGSALTDDVDVPDGHYAEETMKVTVVPNRNAIMLAIAFGVAAAGKADAVATAVHGGDHFVYPDCRPGFIDAFQTMQAHALEGYADVMLHAPYVNVSKAEIVADGARNGTPFAETWSCYKGGERHCGRCGTCVERREAFHLAGVEDPTEYDDPDFWAAATSAFSAEEVK
- a CDS encoding amino acid ABC transporter ATP-binding protein, giving the protein MLAASSVEIRKVNKYYGDFQALKDIDLSILPGKVTCLIGPSGSGKSTLLRCINFLEEYDSGEVRIDGQLIGYDAPGKKMPGRKLREMRRSIGMVFQQFNLWPHMTARENVAEGLIRVRGMSKSEAERRAAEALTKVGLADKMANHPSRLSGGQQQRVAIARAIAMEPKLMLFDEPTSALDPELVGEVLNVMKTLAGEGMTMVVVTHEMGFAAHVADQVVFMEKGELVGVDSPDRILHHPEDARIQSFLRTYHERNSF
- a CDS encoding amino acid ABC transporter permease, with protein sequence MEWSILQQYGPSMLKGFGNTILCWALGTVFGMALGLVIALIQRYAPRWVTWIIQAYIEVIRGTPFLVQLFVLYYGGPLVGLRLDALPAGLLGLTIYGSPYFAEIFRSGFRAVPLGQIEAARAIGMSELNIVRRILLPLGLVSALPALVNFSIILTKETVILSIITVPELLYQVQRMSAETFRYLEANLVLALFFWGLVEAISRVGRRMEARITKHLIERT